Proteins encoded by one window of Streptomyces uncialis:
- a CDS encoding ABC transporter permease yields the protein MPQTPPGPLRTDEQPTRPMPMAPPADTPPDPPGPRWTSLARPVLLPVAVAVAIGAIFIGVYLSAFHAPVARDLPVAVVGGAAQTATVREELAGSPSGTFEVRAAPDTGSARAAVETGEVFAAYVPGERSAQLLFAGAHGPAVITLVTDEFGDVARAGGLTLTTTDVVPASAQDTRGLAVFYTTFGLVLAGYLFGIMSWQLAPGLSPGRRLVGLAAFGGAGGLAVASVVGAFGALPAPFAGVAALVGLVALAVGASTMLLVRALGVLGSSAAAVLFMTIGNATSGGSLPAEFLPGWLEPFSRLLPVGVGVRAVNGLAYFDGDGVATGVVVLALWAAAGVGGLLLVERSRARGAAARTG from the coding sequence ATGCCCCAGACCCCGCCAGGCCCCCTGCGGACCGACGAGCAGCCCACCCGACCGATGCCCATGGCCCCGCCCGCGGACACCCCGCCGGACCCGCCCGGACCCCGCTGGACGTCGTTGGCCCGGCCGGTCCTGCTGCCGGTGGCCGTGGCCGTGGCGATCGGCGCGATCTTCATCGGGGTGTACCTCTCCGCGTTCCACGCCCCGGTGGCCCGGGATCTGCCGGTGGCCGTCGTCGGCGGCGCCGCGCAGACGGCGACGGTACGGGAGGAGCTCGCCGGATCGCCGTCGGGCACCTTCGAGGTGCGCGCAGCGCCAGACACCGGGTCGGCCCGCGCGGCCGTGGAGACGGGTGAGGTGTTCGCCGCGTACGTCCCCGGGGAACGGAGCGCCCAGCTGCTGTTCGCAGGGGCCCACGGTCCGGCGGTGATCACCCTGGTGACGGACGAGTTCGGGGATGTGGCCCGCGCCGGCGGCCTCACCCTGACGACGACCGACGTCGTCCCCGCGTCCGCGCAGGACACCCGGGGGCTGGCCGTCTTCTACACGACCTTCGGTCTGGTGCTGGCGGGCTATCTGTTCGGGATCATGTCGTGGCAGCTCGCACCCGGGCTCTCCCCGGGGCGGCGGCTGGTGGGACTCGCGGCGTTCGGCGGCGCCGGCGGGCTGGCGGTGGCGTCCGTCGTCGGGGCGTTCGGGGCGCTGCCCGCGCCGTTCGCCGGGGTGGCCGCGCTCGTGGGCCTGGTGGCGCTGGCCGTGGGGGCGTCCACGATGCTGCTGGTCCGGGCGCTGGGGGTGCTCGGGTCGAGCGCCGCGGCGGTGCTGTTCATGACGATCGGCAACGCGACCAGCGGCGGCAGTCTGCCCGCCGAGTTCCTTCCCGGCTGGCTGGAGCCCTTCTCCCGGCTCCTGCCGGTCGGGGTGGGCGTCCGCGCGGTGAACGGGCTGGCCTACTTCGACGGCGACGGGGTGGCCACCGGGGTCGTCGTCCTGGCGCTCTGGGCGGCGGCGGGTGTCGGCGGTCTGCTGCTGGTGGAACGCTCCCGCGCCCGCGGGGCGGCGGCACGGACGGGCTGA
- a CDS encoding neutral/alkaline ceramidase, translating to MPPPSRRLRRGLLALVLVPTVAAVPLTLPPPPAAAADADAPYLVGRGISDVTGEAAETGMMGYSSFDQKTSGIHQRLRSRAFVVADRASGRRVVYVNADLAMIFQSVRQGVLDRLGERYGDLYRGENVLLSANHTHSGPGGYSHHLAYNLSVLGFQKGTYQAVVDGIVESVVAAHEDLRPGTLAVGTGTLTDASVNRSRSAFDRNPAADKAAFPDAIDPAMTVLRLRQGDKDAGAISWFATHNTSVTNKNTLISPDNKGYAAYTWEHDHEGVRYLDDTPGFVAAFANTNAGDMSPNLNLRPGSGPTEDEFENTRIIGERQFTKAREVFEDAAPAPGGVDARLTHVDMENVAVSGAYTTDGRPQRTCPAVVGASTLAGSVEDGPALPGFTEGMRSPVASLAESLRTEVPAWLKSCQYPKASLVPTGLMSGLYPVTPRILPLQIVRLGPLHLVAAPGEFTITAGLRVRRTVARELGVPLERVLLQGYANSYSQYATTPEEYDAQNYEGGSTLYGRNTLPAYQQEFAKVAASLRDGTPIPGGATPPDESGRQINLQTGVVLDSPPAGRSYGEVLTPPAASYPRGATATAAFVTGHPKNNLRRGGTFLEVQRLVDGRWERVLDDGDWATTYRWTRLNAVLGTSKATLTWRIGPGTPAGTYRFVHHGDAKNFWGRITPFTGTSGTFTVG from the coding sequence ATGCCGCCCCCGTCCCGCCGTCTCCGACGCGGACTTCTCGCGCTCGTCCTCGTCCCGACGGTCGCCGCGGTCCCCCTGACCCTCCCGCCCCCGCCCGCCGCCGCCGCGGACGCCGACGCCCCCTATCTCGTCGGCCGGGGCATCTCCGATGTGACCGGGGAGGCCGCGGAGACCGGGATGATGGGCTACTCCAGCTTCGACCAGAAGACCTCCGGCATCCACCAGCGGCTGCGCTCCCGGGCCTTCGTCGTCGCGGACCGCGCGAGCGGACGGCGTGTGGTGTACGTCAACGCCGACCTCGCGATGATCTTCCAGTCCGTCCGCCAGGGCGTCCTCGACCGGCTGGGCGAGCGGTACGGCGATCTCTACCGCGGCGAGAACGTCCTGCTCTCCGCCAACCACACCCACTCCGGACCGGGCGGCTACTCCCACCACCTCGCCTACAACCTGTCCGTGCTGGGCTTCCAGAAGGGCACCTACCAGGCGGTGGTCGACGGGATCGTCGAGTCCGTCGTGGCGGCCCACGAGGACCTGCGGCCCGGCACCCTCGCCGTGGGCACCGGCACCCTCACCGACGCGAGCGTCAACCGCTCCCGGTCCGCCTTCGACCGCAACCCCGCCGCCGACAAGGCCGCCTTCCCCGACGCCATCGACCCCGCGATGACCGTGCTCCGGCTGCGCCAGGGCGACAAGGACGCGGGCGCGATCAGCTGGTTCGCCACCCACAACACTTCGGTCACCAACAAGAACACCCTGATCAGCCCGGACAACAAGGGCTACGCCGCCTACACCTGGGAACACGACCACGAAGGGGTGCGCTATCTCGACGACACCCCGGGGTTCGTCGCCGCGTTCGCCAACACCAACGCCGGTGACATGTCACCCAATCTGAATCTGCGGCCCGGCTCCGGCCCCACGGAGGACGAGTTCGAGAACACCCGGATCATCGGTGAGCGGCAGTTCACCAAGGCCCGCGAGGTCTTCGAGGACGCGGCCCCCGCCCCCGGCGGTGTCGACGCCCGGCTCACCCACGTGGACATGGAGAACGTGGCCGTCTCCGGCGCGTACACCACCGACGGCCGCCCCCAGCGCACCTGTCCGGCCGTCGTCGGCGCCTCCACCCTCGCGGGCAGTGTCGAGGACGGACCCGCGCTCCCCGGTTTCACCGAGGGCATGCGCAGCCCCGTCGCGTCGCTGGCCGAATCGCTCAGGACCGAGGTGCCGGCCTGGCTGAAGAGCTGCCAGTACCCCAAGGCGAGCCTCGTCCCCACCGGTCTGATGAGCGGTCTGTACCCCGTGACCCCGCGTATCCTGCCGCTCCAGATCGTCCGTCTCGGACCGCTGCATCTGGTCGCCGCACCGGGGGAGTTCACCATCACCGCGGGATTGCGGGTCCGCCGCACGGTCGCCCGGGAACTCGGGGTGCCCCTCGAACGCGTCCTCCTCCAGGGCTACGCCAACTCCTACAGCCAGTACGCGACGACACCCGAGGAGTACGACGCGCAGAACTACGAGGGCGGCTCCACCCTCTACGGCCGCAACACCCTGCCCGCGTACCAGCAGGAGTTCGCCAAGGTCGCGGCCTCCCTGCGGGACGGCACCCCGATCCCCGGGGGCGCCACCCCGCCCGACGAGTCGGGCCGCCAGATCAACCTCCAGACCGGTGTGGTCCTCGACAGCCCGCCCGCCGGCCGTTCCTACGGTGAGGTGCTGACCCCGCCGGCCGCGTCGTATCCGCGCGGGGCCACCGCGACGGCCGCGTTCGTCACCGGCCATCCCAAGAACAACCTGCGGCGCGGCGGCACCTTCCTGGAGGTGCAGCGGCTCGTCGACGGCCGCTGGGAACGTGTACTGGACGACGGCGACTGGGCGACCACCTACCGCTGGACCCGGCTCAACGCCGTGCTCGGCACCTCCAAGGCGACCCTGACCTGGCGGATCGGCCCCGGCACCCCGGCGGGCACCTACCGCTTCGTCCACCACGGCGACGCGAAGAACTTCTGGGGCCGGATCACCCCCTTCACCGGCACATCCGGCACCTTCACCGTCGGCTGA
- the msuE gene encoding FMN reductase, with amino-acid sequence MTAAPLRVVAVVGTLSAPSRTTALVELILATLAARTAVDTRLIELHTLGPAFTGATDRDQVDDEVADALRAVEEADLVIAATPVFRGSYTGLFKHFFDLVDQYGLAAKPVLLAATGGSDRHALVIEHAMRPLFGFLQAWTAPAGIYLNSGDFDGTTILNPEVYERIEMAVNDVVPVAGALAAVRAGNAAPVGPVHV; translated from the coding sequence ATGACCGCCGCCCCGCTGCGGGTCGTGGCGGTGGTGGGCACGCTCAGCGCCCCGTCGAGGACGACGGCGCTGGTGGAGCTGATCCTCGCGACCCTGGCCGCGCGGACCGCCGTGGACACCCGGCTGATCGAACTGCACACCTTGGGGCCGGCGTTCACCGGGGCGACGGACCGGGACCAGGTGGACGACGAGGTCGCCGACGCGCTGCGGGCGGTGGAGGAGGCCGATCTCGTGATCGCGGCCACCCCCGTCTTCCGGGGCTCGTACACGGGACTGTTCAAGCACTTCTTCGACCTGGTCGACCAGTACGGACTGGCCGCGAAGCCCGTGCTGCTGGCGGCCACCGGCGGCAGCGACCGGCACGCGCTGGTGATCGAGCACGCGATGCGCCCGCTGTTCGGCTTCCTCCAGGCATGGACCGCCCCGGCCGGGATCTATCTCAACTCGGGCGACTTCGACGGGACGACGATCCTCAATCCGGAGGTGTACGAGCGGATCGAGATGGCCGTGAACGATGTGGTGCCCGTCGCCGGAGCGCTGGCGGCCGTCCGGGCCGGGAACGCCGCCCCGGTGGGCCCGGTACACGTTTGA
- a CDS encoding MarR family winged helix-turn-helix transcriptional regulator — protein MSLNTENATSEDGPAGPRRGAPSRALNHTERAVWLGFLSTHLKLLRTLDAELVAAERIPMSSFEVLLTLAESAGGRVRMKDIAASLLISRSGLTRIVDDLERQGLVVREKCPTDARGFDAVLTEAGKKAYRRARKVHLTNLRGEFLDKLSDEQLAGLADIWRTLGFDDRSDAC, from the coding sequence ATGAGCCTGAACACCGAGAACGCCACGAGCGAGGACGGCCCGGCCGGACCACGGCGGGGCGCACCCTCGCGCGCCCTGAACCACACGGAGCGGGCGGTGTGGCTCGGCTTCCTCTCCACCCATCTCAAGCTGCTGCGCACCCTCGACGCGGAACTCGTCGCCGCCGAACGCATCCCGATGTCCTCCTTCGAGGTGCTGCTGACCCTCGCGGAGTCGGCCGGGGGCCGGGTGCGGATGAAGGACATCGCCGCGTCCCTGCTGATCAGCCGCAGCGGACTCACCCGTATCGTCGACGACCTCGAACGCCAGGGCCTGGTGGTGCGGGAGAAGTGCCCCACCGACGCCCGGGGCTTCGACGCGGTCCTCACCGAGGCGGGCAAGAAGGCGTACCGGCGTGCCCGGAAGGTCCATCTGACCAATCTGCGCGGTGAGTTCCTCGACAAGCTCAGCGACGAGCAGCTTGCCGGGCTCGCCGACATCTGGCGCACGCTCGGCTTCGACGACCGTTCGGACGCCTGCTGA
- a CDS encoding LLM class flavin-dependent oxidoreductase: protein MAFELGIYHFGELTPDPTTHQPPAPGTRLRELVEQARTADEAGLDIFAVGEHHRTDFAVSSPAVLLAAMAENTRTIKLSSAVTVLSSDDPVRVFQQFATLDLLSGGRAEIIAGRGSYIESFPVFGYDLNEYSELFAEKLDLLLKLREENPVTWRGSLRPPLMNADITPRPDRELPVWVAVGGTPASVVRAGRLGLPLSLAIIGGSYRQFAPFVDLYRKAGAEAGHAPEKLKVSVNSPGFVAATHQEAVKVSHPYFQAGWMANHHQRGQGVPMPKMAYEAQATPAGAFFLGSVQEVTDKIMAQYEVFGHDRMMIQLGFGNVPQREALKSIELLGAEVAPVVRKEIASLEASAARVTA from the coding sequence ATGGCTTTTGAACTGGGCATCTACCACTTCGGCGAGCTGACGCCCGACCCCACCACCCACCAGCCGCCCGCCCCGGGTACGCGACTGCGGGAACTCGTGGAGCAGGCGCGGACGGCCGACGAGGCGGGGCTGGACATCTTCGCCGTCGGCGAGCACCACCGTACGGACTTCGCGGTGTCCTCCCCCGCCGTCCTGCTGGCGGCGATGGCGGAGAACACCCGCACGATCAAGCTGTCCAGCGCGGTCACCGTCCTCAGCTCCGACGACCCGGTACGGGTCTTCCAGCAGTTCGCGACGCTCGACCTGCTGTCCGGCGGCCGGGCGGAGATCATCGCGGGGCGCGGCTCGTACATCGAGTCCTTCCCCGTCTTCGGCTACGACCTGAACGAGTACTCGGAGCTGTTCGCCGAGAAGCTGGACCTGCTGCTGAAGCTGCGGGAGGAGAACCCGGTGACCTGGCGGGGCTCGCTGCGGCCCCCGCTGATGAACGCCGACATCACCCCGCGCCCCGACCGTGAGCTGCCCGTCTGGGTGGCGGTCGGCGGCACGCCCGCCTCGGTGGTGCGCGCCGGGCGCCTCGGACTGCCGCTGTCACTGGCGATCATCGGGGGCAGCTACCGCCAGTTCGCGCCCTTCGTCGACCTGTACCGCAAGGCCGGGGCCGAGGCGGGGCACGCCCCGGAGAAGCTCAAGGTCTCCGTGAACTCGCCCGGCTTCGTCGCCGCCACGCATCAGGAGGCCGTCAAGGTGTCGCATCCGTACTTCCAGGCCGGGTGGATGGCCAACCACCATCAGCGCGGCCAGGGCGTCCCGATGCCGAAGATGGCCTATGAGGCGCAGGCGACCCCGGCGGGCGCGTTCTTCCTGGGCAGTGTCCAGGAAGTGACCGACAAGATCATGGCCCAGTACGAGGTGTTCGGCCACGACCGCATGATGATCCAGCTCGGCTTCGGCAATGTGCCGCAGCGTGAGGCGCTCAAGTCGATCGAACTGCTCGGCGCGGAGGTCGCGCCGGTGGTCCGCAAGGAGATCGCCTCGCTGGAGGCGTCCGCGGCGCGGGTGACGGCATGA
- a CDS encoding MBL fold metallo-hydrolase, whose product MTDFQKPGTPTDRHQLGAAGMPLNTLADYRPIPADGYGSLFLPDRIAKGYHLEEIQDGAYYVTSGAYDTMFVRTGNGVVVVDAPPLLGENLKRAIAEVTDEPVTHLIYSHWHSDHIGAAGIFAADKPKVIAHDYTREMIQRWPDLGGERGLPVPTDTITESDTLDVNGVRFNLDYHGVNHTPGNIFIYAPQQKALAAIDIISPGWSAFKHCDASENIRGWAEAHDWILGYDFKAVVSGHVNRYGTPEDAKASRDYTNDIVEFSKEALSHGQEFEYIEKIGFSNAWVLWENYFNEMTNYVTKKTLEKVTDNGQTWAQRLAGADVMTKYHAYSVLEALRLEYGMVSGFEKLILPKAGA is encoded by the coding sequence ATGACCGACTTCCAGAAGCCCGGCACACCCACCGACCGCCACCAGCTCGGCGCCGCGGGCATGCCGCTGAACACCCTCGCCGACTACCGGCCCATCCCCGCCGACGGCTACGGTTCCCTCTTCCTCCCCGACCGGATCGCCAAGGGCTACCACCTGGAAGAGATCCAGGACGGCGCCTACTACGTCACCTCCGGCGCCTACGACACGATGTTCGTGCGCACCGGCAACGGTGTCGTCGTGGTCGACGCCCCGCCGCTGCTCGGCGAGAACCTCAAGCGCGCCATCGCCGAGGTCACCGACGAGCCCGTCACCCATCTCATCTACAGCCACTGGCACTCCGACCACATCGGCGCGGCCGGGATCTTCGCGGCCGACAAGCCCAAGGTCATCGCGCACGACTACACCCGCGAGATGATCCAGCGCTGGCCCGACCTCGGCGGCGAGCGCGGACTGCCCGTGCCCACCGACACGATCACCGAGAGCGACACCCTCGACGTCAACGGCGTCCGGTTCAACCTCGACTACCACGGTGTGAACCACACCCCGGGCAACATCTTCATCTACGCCCCGCAGCAGAAGGCCCTCGCGGCGATCGACATTATCAGCCCCGGATGGTCGGCCTTCAAGCACTGCGACGCCTCCGAGAACATCCGCGGCTGGGCCGAGGCCCACGACTGGATCCTCGGTTACGACTTCAAGGCCGTCGTCTCCGGCCACGTCAACCGCTACGGCACCCCCGAGGACGCCAAGGCGTCCCGCGACTACACCAACGACATCGTCGAGTTCTCCAAGGAGGCCCTGTCGCACGGCCAGGAGTTCGAGTACATCGAGAAGATCGGATTCTCCAACGCCTGGGTCCTGTGGGAGAACTACTTCAACGAGATGACCAACTACGTCACCAAGAAGACCCTGGAGAAGGTCACCGACAACGGCCAGACCTGGGCCCAGCGTCTCGCCGGTGCCGACGTCATGACCAAGTACCACGCGTACTCCGTGCTGGAGGCCCTGCGCCTTGAGTACGGCATGGTCTCCGGCTTCGAGAAGCTGATCCTCCCCAAGGCGGGCGCCTGA